Proteins found in one Dryobates pubescens isolate bDryPub1 chromosome 1, bDryPub1.pri, whole genome shotgun sequence genomic segment:
- the HPGDS gene encoding hematopoietic prostaglandin D synthase isoform X2: MPQYKLTYFNLRGRAEISRYLFEYSGKKYEDHRIEMADWPKIKPSLAGQTPVEQALADAIVDTIDDFMTLFPWAEKNQDVRKRAFDEILTNKAPELLKDLDTFLGDKNWLVGKSVTWADFYWDVCSTTLLSCKPDLADKHPRLLALKERVQALPAIASWIQRRPKTIM; the protein is encoded by the exons ATGCCGCAGTACAAGCTGACGTACTTCAACCTGCGAGGCCGAGCAGAAATCAGCCGCTACCTCTTTGAATATTCAGGCAAGAAGTATGAAGACCACAGGATAGAAATGGCTGACTGGCCCAAAATCAAACCAA GCCTGGCAGGTCAGACGCCTGTGGAACAGGCACTAGCTGACGCCATTGTGGACACCATCGATGATTTCATGACACTCTTCCCTTGGGCAGAGAAAAACCAGGATGTCAGA AAACGAGCATTTGATGAGATCCTCACCAACAAAGCACCCGAGCTACTGAAAGACCTGGACACCTTCTTGGGGGATAAAAACTGGCTGGTGGGGAAGTCT GTAACATGGGCTGACTTCTACTGGGATGTGTGCAGTACCACACTTCTGTCCTGCAAGCCTGACCTGGCAGACAAacaccccaggctgctggctctcaAGGAGAGAGTGCAAGCACTGCCAGCTATTGCATCCTGGATCCAGAGAAGACCCAAGACTATAATGTAG
- the HPGDS gene encoding hematopoietic prostaglandin D synthase isoform X1: protein MPQYKLTYFNLRGRAEISRYLFEYSGKKYEDHRIEMADWPKIKPTIPFGKVPILEVDGVIIHQSLAIARYLARESGLAGQTPVEQALADAIVDTIDDFMTLFPWAEKNQDVRKRAFDEILTNKAPELLKDLDTFLGDKNWLVGKSVTWADFYWDVCSTTLLSCKPDLADKHPRLLALKERVQALPAIASWIQRRPKTIM from the exons ATGCCGCAGTACAAGCTGACGTACTTCAACCTGCGAGGCCGAGCAGAAATCAGCCGCTACCTCTTTGAATATTCAGGCAAGAAGTATGAAGACCACAGGATAGAAATGGCTGACTGGCCCAAAATCAAACCAA CCATCCCCTTTGGCAAAGTGCCCATTCTGGAAGTAGATGGAGTTATCATTCATCAGAGCCTGGCCATAGCAAGATACCTGGCCAGAGAATCAG GCCTGGCAGGTCAGACGCCTGTGGAACAGGCACTAGCTGACGCCATTGTGGACACCATCGATGATTTCATGACACTCTTCCCTTGGGCAGAGAAAAACCAGGATGTCAGA AAACGAGCATTTGATGAGATCCTCACCAACAAAGCACCCGAGCTACTGAAAGACCTGGACACCTTCTTGGGGGATAAAAACTGGCTGGTGGGGAAGTCT GTAACATGGGCTGACTTCTACTGGGATGTGTGCAGTACCACACTTCTGTCCTGCAAGCCTGACCTGGCAGACAAacaccccaggctgctggctctcaAGGAGAGAGTGCAAGCACTGCCAGCTATTGCATCCTGGATCCAGAGAAGACCCAAGACTATAATGTAG